From Oryzias melastigma strain HK-1 linkage group LG15, ASM292280v2, whole genome shotgun sequence, one genomic window encodes:
- the ephx1 gene encoding epoxide hydrolase 1 has product MKFCVPPSKEKFWGGHHFSAGRGAGSLCWSGPSCRAGSGPDMLAELLVAVVTGGLILFLVQKSRSQVLKAEDGWWGPGARPDAEEDDSLRPFEVRTSDEELEDLYSRMDRTRPVPSLEDCQFHYGFNSQHLQDVVSYWRKDFDWRRQVHRLNQYPHFRTRIEGIDVHYVHVKPKSLAEGATVVPIILVHGWPGSFYEFYGLIPLLTEPQDPENPVFEVVCPSIPGYGFSEAPHKKGFDTVCAANIFHKLMKRLGFQWFFAHGGDWGWQITTNMAQLDPGSVRGLHLSFAPASRPGLVMALSLMFGRLFPKLFGLTDTDLLRLYPCTDKLLDSMKESGYLHIQATKPDTAGRALNDSPVGLAAYVLEKFSTWTNQDFRNLEDGGLTRKFSLDDLLTNVMIYWTSGCITSSMRFYKENFGKGLDQPHSRIPVNVPTGFACFPNDLMHSPKLWVKQKYRNLIHYSPMPRGGHFAAMEEPQLMAKDIQEFTKTVQKKINQ; this is encoded by the exons ATGAAGTTTTGTGTCCCTCCCTCTAAAGAAAAGTTTTGGGGGGGTCATCATTTCAGTGCAGGACGCGGCGCTGGCAGTCTGTGCTGGTCTGGACCTTCGTGTAGAGCCGGTTCTGGTCCAG ACATGCTTGCAGAGCTGCTGGTTGCCGTGGTGACCGGTGGACTGATTCTCTTCCTGGTTCAGAAGAGCAGGAGCCAGGTTCTGAAGGCAGAAGATGGCTGGTGGGGGCCCGGAGCACGTCCTGATGCAGAGGAGGATGACTCCCTACGTCCGTTTGAAGTCAGGACGAGTGATGAAGAGCTGGAG GACCTCTACAGCCGGATGGACCGGACCCGTCCGGTTCCTTCTTTAGAGGACTGCCAGTTCCACTACGGCTTCAACTCCCAGCACCTCCAGGATGTGGTCTCCTACTGGAGAAAGGACTTTGACTGGAGGAGACAAGTCCACAGACTCAACCAGTATCCTCACTTCAGGACCAGGATTGAAG GCATTGACGTGCATTACGTGCATGTGAAGCCCAAGAGTCTGGCAGAGGGAGCCACGGTGGTTCCTATAATCCTGGTCCACGGCTGGCCTGGGTCCTTCTACGAGTTCTACGGGCTGATCCCTCTGCTGACAGAACCGCAGGACCCGGAGAACCCGGTCTTTGAGGTGGTATGTCCCTCAATTCCGGGATACGGCTTCTCTGAGGCACCGCACAAGAAAG GGTTTGACACCGTTTGCGCAGCGAACATCTTCCATAAGCTGATGAAGCGCCTGGGCTTCCAGTGGTTCTTTGCTCATGGGGGGGACTGGGGATGGCAGATCACCACCAACATGGCTCAGCTGGACCCCGG GAGTGTCAGAGGCCTTCATTTGAGCTTTGCCCCCGCGTCTAGACCCGGGCTGGTCATGGCTTTGTCCCTGATGTTTGGCCGTCTTTTCCCAAAACTGTTCGGCTTAACGGACACCGACCTGCTGCGTCTGTATCCGTGCACGGACAAGCTGCTAGATTCCATGAAGGAGTCCGGATACTTGCACATCCAGGCCACCAAACCGGACACTGCCG GTCGAGCGCTGAACGACTCTCCTGTGGGTCTGGCCGCCTATGTCCTGGAAAAGTTCTCCACATGGACGAACCAGGACTTTAGAAACCTGGAGGACGGAGGTCTCACCAG GAAGTTCTCCCTGGATGACCTGCTGACCAATGTGATGATCTACTGGACGTCTGGATGCATCACCTCCTCCATGAGGTTCTACAAGGAAAACTTTGGCAAAGGTCTGGACCAGCCCCACTCCAG GATCCCGGTGAACGTTCCCACCGGTTTCGCCTGCTTCCCCAACGACTTGATGCATTCCCCAAAGCTGTGGGTCAAACAGAAGTACAGGAACCTAATCCACTACAGCCCCATGCCGCGTGGGGGGCACTTTGCCGCCATGGAGGAACCCCAGCTGATGGCCAAGGACATCCAGGAGTTCACCAAGACTGTCCAGAAAAAGATTAATCAGTAG
- the srp9 gene encoding signal recognition particle 9 kDa protein: MPVFQTWDEFARAAEKLYLTDPMKVRVVLKYRHCDGNLCIKVTDNAVCLQYKTDQAQDVKKIEKLHGKLMRLMVSKETHSGAMETD, translated from the exons ATGCCTGTCTTCCAGACGTGGGACGAGTTCGCTCGCGCGGCAGAGAAACTGTACCTAACGGATCCGATGAAG GTCCGAGTGGTCCTCAAGTACCGGCACTGCGATGGAAACCTCTGCATCAAAGTCACCGACAACGCCGTG TGTCTGCAGTACAAGACGGACCAGGCCCAGGACGTCAAGAAGATCGAGAAGCTGCACGGGAAGCTGATGAGACTCATGGTTTCCAAGGAGACGCACAGCGGCGCCATGGAGACGGACTGA